Proteins encoded together in one Microplitis mediator isolate UGA2020A chromosome 7, iyMicMedi2.1, whole genome shotgun sequence window:
- the LOC130670824 gene encoding centrosomal protein of 97 kDa isoform X3, whose amino-acid sequence MLQKMTQTLCYFNTNRFRHEYTIFFTVNDGRYLFDRMNSCEESESSVCDTLDLSGQGLKKLSRCPSDADINTLIVDDNELQRLDNLDTYHRITKLSIVRNQLLRMYGVSKLHNLVTLNLANNGILTIEGIKDMPNLTTLCLAGNNIKSIEHLHSNTKLQHLDLSENSISHISDISYLRNLKELFLHNNRIITLRQSERYLPTCLETLTLANNNITDLNEMSHLSGLTSLINFSIANNPCVSATVYSGFDYRPFVINWCMSLKSIDGYAVDPIESLKAEWLYSQGRGRQFRVGEHLLLTQYLASVCPLSGECLENETDRKLRLILSKAQHHQQQLNQQTDTSNVHGMTSSPAARRRLGPNRTSSPRRPTFISLGSSCNSIRLRSPDRMVASCHTETMLSSCHGTLADNHELLMTQSLDPNMLCNTFNNKSKESGLKDIEETSSPLQAATKLVPVPESLMSPDFRPPSGLSRILPKTPPSRLNSPIQSIVPVKINNESNTKPVSISNTSNTVAAKSNVGVLKANSLMKSNSASNCIGGKTNIGKPVTTNTNGKCPQAVKINNYVQSKTMTPKRSARNSPNLPRSVNKIKTPNDKIKSNDLQKNKLTGYDNITVSSDEDSEVCQVKLNNIRHRAIQRRQEDTNKAEDEAEKAAVCIQRMWRGYHTRNLNKKATNVLKTIEMMRTNKYIQKLSTDMEATRTALESEHKLQLLQMQAINALWKKVVSLQPGANEINSGQKNTDIVTNLAQTCNLLHSQVQQLQDSMTEIKRCMSSMQTKVVLVDNGVGTQTEISAVHTPAGEENTFPYAKPLIRPQSLSIQPTIHENTESKSFATNLVDSVLKKVSQSTDTTDDEVNTDILNSNSNPELLSADHPEMFKSCEEIVEDEFKEMDGDLEKVIEITNICEETICKELHNFIENENGQQSVAESDKED is encoded by the exons atgttacagaaaatgacacaaactttgtgttactttaacacaaaccgttttcgacacgaatacacaatattttttactgtgaacGATGGTCGGTACTTATTCGACAG AATGAATTCCTGTGAAGAATCAGAATCATCTGTCTGTGATACTCTAGATCTAAGTGGTCAAGggcttaaaaaattaagtcgtTGTCCATCAGACGCAGacattaatactttaatcGTCGACGATAATGAACTTCAGAGACTTGACAATCTCGATACTTACCACAGAATTACaaag CTCTCTATTGTACGTAATCAGCTTTTACGAATGTATGGAGTATCGAAATTACATAATTTAGTTACACTAAATTTAGCTAACAATGGAATTTTAACAATTGAAGGCATTAAAGATATGCCAAATTTAACAACTTTGTGTTTAGCTGGAAATAATATCAAA tcTATTGAACATTTGCATTCTAATACAAAATTACAACATCTGGATTTATCTGAAAATAGTATCAGTCATATTTCCGATATTTcttatttaagaaatttaaaa gaaTTATTCTTACACAATAATCGCATTATAACGCTACGACAGTCTGAAAGATACTTGCCAACATGCTTAGAGACTCTAACATTAGCAAACAATAATATTACAGATTTAAATGAGATGTCACATCTCAGTGGATTGACAagtcttattaatttttctattgctAATAATCCTTGTGTTAGTGCTACAG TTTATAGTGGTTTTGACTATCGTCCATTTGTCATAAATTGGTGTATGAGTCTAAAATCAATCGATGGATATGCTGTTGATCCAATTGAAAG TTTAAAAGCTGAATGGCTTTATTCTCAAGGACGAGGGAGACAATTTCGTGTTGGTGAGCATTTATTACTTACTCAATATTTAGCATCAGTTTGTCCATTATCGGGCGAATGTCTCGAAAATGAAACTGACAGAAAACTTAGATTAATATTGAGTAAAGCACAACATCACCAACAACAACTTAATCAACAAACTGATACCAGTAATGTTCACGGTATGACATCATCACCAGCTGCTAGACGAAGACTAGGTCCTAATCGTACCAGTTCACCAAGACGTCCAa CTTTTATTTCATTAGGTTCATCATGTAATTCCATACGACTGAGATCACCAGATCGAATGGTAGCAAGTTGTCATACTGAAACTATGTTATCATCTTGTCATGGAACTTTAGCTGATAATCATGAACTACTGATGACTCAAAGTCTTGATCCTAATATGTTGTGCaatacatttaataataaatcaaaagaATCTGGGTTGAAAGATATTGAAG aaaCTTCAAGTCCTCTACAAGCAGCAACGAAACTAGTACCTGTACCAGAATCATTGATGAGCCCAGATTTTCGTCCACCTTCTGGTCTATCACGAATTCTTCCAAAGACTCCACCAAGTCGACTTAATTCACCAATACAGAGCATTGTACCTGTTAAAATTAACAACGAAAGTAATACTAAACCTGTTTCAATCAGCAATACGTCAAATACAGTTGCTGCTAAAAGTAATGTAGGAGTATTAAAAGCAAATTCATTAATGAAAAGTAATTCAGCGTCAAATTGTATTGGAGGAAAAACAAATATTGGTAAACCCGTTACGACAAATACAAACGGCAAATGTCCACAAgctgttaaaataaataattatgtacaaAGTAAAACAATGACACCAAAGAGAAGTGCTAGAAATTCACCAAATTTACCCAgaagtgtaaataaaataaaaacaccaaatgataaaataaaaagtaatgatttacaaaaaaataaattaacaggtTACGACAATATAACAGTAAGTAGTGATGAAGATAGTGAAGTTTGtcaagttaaattaaataatataagacaTAGAGCTATTCAAAGACGTCAAGAAGACACAAATAAAGCAGAAGATGAAGCTGAAAAAGCAGCAGTATGTATTCAAAGAATGTGGCGGGGTTATCATAcacgtaatttaaataaaaaggcaacaaatgttttaaaaacaattgaaatgATGagaactaataaatatattcaaaaattatcaactgaCATGGAGGCAACACGTACAGCACTTGAGAGTGaacataaattacaattacttCAGATGCAGGCAATAAATGCATTGTGGAAAAAAGTTGTTAGTTTACAACCGGGCgctaatgaaataaatagtGGACAGAAAAATACAGACATTGTTACTAATTTAGCACAgacttgtaatttattacacaGTCAAGTTCAACAATTACAAGATTCAATGACTGAAATAAAACGTTGCATGTCAAGTATGCAAACGAAAGTTGTATTAGTTGATAATGGTGTTGGTACACAAACTGAAATTTCAGCAGTACACACTCCAGCTGGTGAAGAAAACACATTTCCGTATGCTAAACCATTAATTCGACCTCAATCATTGTCTATACAACCAACAATACATGAAAACACTGAAAGTAAATCATTTGCAACAAATCTTGTTGATAGTGTTCTTAAAAAAGTATCACAATCAACAGATACAACAGATGATGAAGTTAATACAGATAtacttaattcaaattcaaatcctGAATTATTATCTGCTGATCATCCGGAAATGTTTAAAAGTTGTGAAGAAATAGTTGAAGATGAATTTAAAGAAATGGATGGTGACTTggaaaaagttattgaaattacaaatatttgtGAGGAAACGATTTGTAAAGAATTACACaactttattgaaaatgaaaatggaCAGCAGAGTGTTGCTGAAAGTGACAAAGAagattaa
- the LOC130670824 gene encoding centrosomal protein of 97 kDa isoform X1: MLQKMTQTLCYFNTNRFRHEYTIFFTVNDGRYLFDRMNSCEESESSVCDTLDLSGQGLKKLSRCPSDADINTLIVDDNELQRLDNLDTYHRITKLSIVRNQLLRMYGVSKLHNLVTLNLANNGILTIEGIKDMPNLTTLCLAGNNIKSIEHLHSNTKLQHLDLSENSISHISDISYLRNLKELFLHNNRIITLRQSERYLPTCLETLTLANNNITDLNEMSHLSGLTSLINFSIANNPCVSATGNIYSGFDYRPFVINWCMSLKSIDGYAVDPIESLKAEWLYSQGRGRQFRVGEHLLLTQYLASVCPLSGECLENETDRKLRLILSKAQHHQQQLNQQTDTSNVHGMTSSPAARRRLGPNRTSSPRRPTFISLGSSCNSIRLRSPDRMVASCHTETMLSSCHGTLADNHELLMTQSLDPNMLCNTFNNKSKESGLKDIEETSSPLQAATKLVPVPESLMSPDFRPPSGLSRILPKTPPSRLNSPIQSIVPVKINNESNTKPVSISNTSNTVAAKSNVGVLKANSLMKSNSASNCIGGKTNIGKPVTTNTNGKCPQAVKINNYVQSKTMTPKRSARNSPNLPRSVNKIKTPNDKIKSNDLQKNKLTGYDNITVSSDEDSEVCQVKLNNIRHRAIQRRQEDTNKAEDEAEKAAVCIQRMWRGYHTRNLNKKATNVLKTIEMMRTNKYIQKLSTDMEATRTALESEHKLQLLQMQAINALWKKVVSLQPGANEINSGQKNTDIVTNLAQTCNLLHSQVQQLQDSMTEIKRCMSSMQTKVVLVDNGVGTQTEISAVHTPAGEENTFPYAKPLIRPQSLSIQPTIHENTESKSFATNLVDSVLKKVSQSTDTTDDEVNTDILNSNSNPELLSADHPEMFKSCEEIVEDEFKEMDGDLEKVIEITNICEETICKELHNFIENENGQQSVAESDKED; encoded by the exons atgttacagaaaatgacacaaactttgtgttactttaacacaaaccgttttcgacacgaatacacaatattttttactgtgaacGATGGTCGGTACTTATTCGACAG AATGAATTCCTGTGAAGAATCAGAATCATCTGTCTGTGATACTCTAGATCTAAGTGGTCAAGggcttaaaaaattaagtcgtTGTCCATCAGACGCAGacattaatactttaatcGTCGACGATAATGAACTTCAGAGACTTGACAATCTCGATACTTACCACAGAATTACaaag CTCTCTATTGTACGTAATCAGCTTTTACGAATGTATGGAGTATCGAAATTACATAATTTAGTTACACTAAATTTAGCTAACAATGGAATTTTAACAATTGAAGGCATTAAAGATATGCCAAATTTAACAACTTTGTGTTTAGCTGGAAATAATATCAAA tcTATTGAACATTTGCATTCTAATACAAAATTACAACATCTGGATTTATCTGAAAATAGTATCAGTCATATTTCCGATATTTcttatttaagaaatttaaaa gaaTTATTCTTACACAATAATCGCATTATAACGCTACGACAGTCTGAAAGATACTTGCCAACATGCTTAGAGACTCTAACATTAGCAAACAATAATATTACAGATTTAAATGAGATGTCACATCTCAGTGGATTGACAagtcttattaatttttctattgctAATAATCCTTGTGTTAGTGCTACAGGTAATA TTTATAGTGGTTTTGACTATCGTCCATTTGTCATAAATTGGTGTATGAGTCTAAAATCAATCGATGGATATGCTGTTGATCCAATTGAAAG TTTAAAAGCTGAATGGCTTTATTCTCAAGGACGAGGGAGACAATTTCGTGTTGGTGAGCATTTATTACTTACTCAATATTTAGCATCAGTTTGTCCATTATCGGGCGAATGTCTCGAAAATGAAACTGACAGAAAACTTAGATTAATATTGAGTAAAGCACAACATCACCAACAACAACTTAATCAACAAACTGATACCAGTAATGTTCACGGTATGACATCATCACCAGCTGCTAGACGAAGACTAGGTCCTAATCGTACCAGTTCACCAAGACGTCCAa CTTTTATTTCATTAGGTTCATCATGTAATTCCATACGACTGAGATCACCAGATCGAATGGTAGCAAGTTGTCATACTGAAACTATGTTATCATCTTGTCATGGAACTTTAGCTGATAATCATGAACTACTGATGACTCAAAGTCTTGATCCTAATATGTTGTGCaatacatttaataataaatcaaaagaATCTGGGTTGAAAGATATTGAAG aaaCTTCAAGTCCTCTACAAGCAGCAACGAAACTAGTACCTGTACCAGAATCATTGATGAGCCCAGATTTTCGTCCACCTTCTGGTCTATCACGAATTCTTCCAAAGACTCCACCAAGTCGACTTAATTCACCAATACAGAGCATTGTACCTGTTAAAATTAACAACGAAAGTAATACTAAACCTGTTTCAATCAGCAATACGTCAAATACAGTTGCTGCTAAAAGTAATGTAGGAGTATTAAAAGCAAATTCATTAATGAAAAGTAATTCAGCGTCAAATTGTATTGGAGGAAAAACAAATATTGGTAAACCCGTTACGACAAATACAAACGGCAAATGTCCACAAgctgttaaaataaataattatgtacaaAGTAAAACAATGACACCAAAGAGAAGTGCTAGAAATTCACCAAATTTACCCAgaagtgtaaataaaataaaaacaccaaatgataaaataaaaagtaatgatttacaaaaaaataaattaacaggtTACGACAATATAACAGTAAGTAGTGATGAAGATAGTGAAGTTTGtcaagttaaattaaataatataagacaTAGAGCTATTCAAAGACGTCAAGAAGACACAAATAAAGCAGAAGATGAAGCTGAAAAAGCAGCAGTATGTATTCAAAGAATGTGGCGGGGTTATCATAcacgtaatttaaataaaaaggcaacaaatgttttaaaaacaattgaaatgATGagaactaataaatatattcaaaaattatcaactgaCATGGAGGCAACACGTACAGCACTTGAGAGTGaacataaattacaattacttCAGATGCAGGCAATAAATGCATTGTGGAAAAAAGTTGTTAGTTTACAACCGGGCgctaatgaaataaatagtGGACAGAAAAATACAGACATTGTTACTAATTTAGCACAgacttgtaatttattacacaGTCAAGTTCAACAATTACAAGATTCAATGACTGAAATAAAACGTTGCATGTCAAGTATGCAAACGAAAGTTGTATTAGTTGATAATGGTGTTGGTACACAAACTGAAATTTCAGCAGTACACACTCCAGCTGGTGAAGAAAACACATTTCCGTATGCTAAACCATTAATTCGACCTCAATCATTGTCTATACAACCAACAATACATGAAAACACTGAAAGTAAATCATTTGCAACAAATCTTGTTGATAGTGTTCTTAAAAAAGTATCACAATCAACAGATACAACAGATGATGAAGTTAATACAGATAtacttaattcaaattcaaatcctGAATTATTATCTGCTGATCATCCGGAAATGTTTAAAAGTTGTGAAGAAATAGTTGAAGATGAATTTAAAGAAATGGATGGTGACTTggaaaaagttattgaaattacaaatatttgtGAGGAAACGATTTGTAAAGAATTACACaactttattgaaaatgaaaatggaCAGCAGAGTGTTGCTGAAAGTGACAAAGAagattaa
- the LOC130670824 gene encoding centrosomal protein of 97 kDa isoform X2, producing MLQKMTQTLCYFNTNRFRHEYTIFFTVNDGRYLFDRMNSCEESESSVCDTLDLSGQGLKKLSRCPSDADINTLIVDDNELQRLDNLDTYHRITKLSIVRNQLLRMYGVSKLHNLVTLNLANNGILTIEGIKDMPNLTTLCLAGNNIKSIEHLHSNTKLQHLDLSENSISHISDISYLRNLKELFLHNNRIITLRQSERYLPTCLETLTLANNNITDLNEMSHLSGLTSLINFSIANNPCVSATGNSIGFDYRPFVINWCMSLKSIDGYAVDPIESLKAEWLYSQGRGRQFRVGEHLLLTQYLASVCPLSGECLENETDRKLRLILSKAQHHQQQLNQQTDTSNVHGMTSSPAARRRLGPNRTSSPRRPTFISLGSSCNSIRLRSPDRMVASCHTETMLSSCHGTLADNHELLMTQSLDPNMLCNTFNNKSKESGLKDIEETSSPLQAATKLVPVPESLMSPDFRPPSGLSRILPKTPPSRLNSPIQSIVPVKINNESNTKPVSISNTSNTVAAKSNVGVLKANSLMKSNSASNCIGGKTNIGKPVTTNTNGKCPQAVKINNYVQSKTMTPKRSARNSPNLPRSVNKIKTPNDKIKSNDLQKNKLTGYDNITVSSDEDSEVCQVKLNNIRHRAIQRRQEDTNKAEDEAEKAAVCIQRMWRGYHTRNLNKKATNVLKTIEMMRTNKYIQKLSTDMEATRTALESEHKLQLLQMQAINALWKKVVSLQPGANEINSGQKNTDIVTNLAQTCNLLHSQVQQLQDSMTEIKRCMSSMQTKVVLVDNGVGTQTEISAVHTPAGEENTFPYAKPLIRPQSLSIQPTIHENTESKSFATNLVDSVLKKVSQSTDTTDDEVNTDILNSNSNPELLSADHPEMFKSCEEIVEDEFKEMDGDLEKVIEITNICEETICKELHNFIENENGQQSVAESDKED from the exons atgttacagaaaatgacacaaactttgtgttactttaacacaaaccgttttcgacacgaatacacaatattttttactgtgaacGATGGTCGGTACTTATTCGACAG AATGAATTCCTGTGAAGAATCAGAATCATCTGTCTGTGATACTCTAGATCTAAGTGGTCAAGggcttaaaaaattaagtcgtTGTCCATCAGACGCAGacattaatactttaatcGTCGACGATAATGAACTTCAGAGACTTGACAATCTCGATACTTACCACAGAATTACaaag CTCTCTATTGTACGTAATCAGCTTTTACGAATGTATGGAGTATCGAAATTACATAATTTAGTTACACTAAATTTAGCTAACAATGGAATTTTAACAATTGAAGGCATTAAAGATATGCCAAATTTAACAACTTTGTGTTTAGCTGGAAATAATATCAAA tcTATTGAACATTTGCATTCTAATACAAAATTACAACATCTGGATTTATCTGAAAATAGTATCAGTCATATTTCCGATATTTcttatttaagaaatttaaaa gaaTTATTCTTACACAATAATCGCATTATAACGCTACGACAGTCTGAAAGATACTTGCCAACATGCTTAGAGACTCTAACATTAGCAAACAATAATATTACAGATTTAAATGAGATGTCACATCTCAGTGGATTGACAagtcttattaatttttctattgctAATAATCCTTGTGTTAGTGCTACAGGTAATAGTAt TGGTTTTGACTATCGTCCATTTGTCATAAATTGGTGTATGAGTCTAAAATCAATCGATGGATATGCTGTTGATCCAATTGAAAG TTTAAAAGCTGAATGGCTTTATTCTCAAGGACGAGGGAGACAATTTCGTGTTGGTGAGCATTTATTACTTACTCAATATTTAGCATCAGTTTGTCCATTATCGGGCGAATGTCTCGAAAATGAAACTGACAGAAAACTTAGATTAATATTGAGTAAAGCACAACATCACCAACAACAACTTAATCAACAAACTGATACCAGTAATGTTCACGGTATGACATCATCACCAGCTGCTAGACGAAGACTAGGTCCTAATCGTACCAGTTCACCAAGACGTCCAa CTTTTATTTCATTAGGTTCATCATGTAATTCCATACGACTGAGATCACCAGATCGAATGGTAGCAAGTTGTCATACTGAAACTATGTTATCATCTTGTCATGGAACTTTAGCTGATAATCATGAACTACTGATGACTCAAAGTCTTGATCCTAATATGTTGTGCaatacatttaataataaatcaaaagaATCTGGGTTGAAAGATATTGAAG aaaCTTCAAGTCCTCTACAAGCAGCAACGAAACTAGTACCTGTACCAGAATCATTGATGAGCCCAGATTTTCGTCCACCTTCTGGTCTATCACGAATTCTTCCAAAGACTCCACCAAGTCGACTTAATTCACCAATACAGAGCATTGTACCTGTTAAAATTAACAACGAAAGTAATACTAAACCTGTTTCAATCAGCAATACGTCAAATACAGTTGCTGCTAAAAGTAATGTAGGAGTATTAAAAGCAAATTCATTAATGAAAAGTAATTCAGCGTCAAATTGTATTGGAGGAAAAACAAATATTGGTAAACCCGTTACGACAAATACAAACGGCAAATGTCCACAAgctgttaaaataaataattatgtacaaAGTAAAACAATGACACCAAAGAGAAGTGCTAGAAATTCACCAAATTTACCCAgaagtgtaaataaaataaaaacaccaaatgataaaataaaaagtaatgatttacaaaaaaataaattaacaggtTACGACAATATAACAGTAAGTAGTGATGAAGATAGTGAAGTTTGtcaagttaaattaaataatataagacaTAGAGCTATTCAAAGACGTCAAGAAGACACAAATAAAGCAGAAGATGAAGCTGAAAAAGCAGCAGTATGTATTCAAAGAATGTGGCGGGGTTATCATAcacgtaatttaaataaaaaggcaacaaatgttttaaaaacaattgaaatgATGagaactaataaatatattcaaaaattatcaactgaCATGGAGGCAACACGTACAGCACTTGAGAGTGaacataaattacaattacttCAGATGCAGGCAATAAATGCATTGTGGAAAAAAGTTGTTAGTTTACAACCGGGCgctaatgaaataaatagtGGACAGAAAAATACAGACATTGTTACTAATTTAGCACAgacttgtaatttattacacaGTCAAGTTCAACAATTACAAGATTCAATGACTGAAATAAAACGTTGCATGTCAAGTATGCAAACGAAAGTTGTATTAGTTGATAATGGTGTTGGTACACAAACTGAAATTTCAGCAGTACACACTCCAGCTGGTGAAGAAAACACATTTCCGTATGCTAAACCATTAATTCGACCTCAATCATTGTCTATACAACCAACAATACATGAAAACACTGAAAGTAAATCATTTGCAACAAATCTTGTTGATAGTGTTCTTAAAAAAGTATCACAATCAACAGATACAACAGATGATGAAGTTAATACAGATAtacttaattcaaattcaaatcctGAATTATTATCTGCTGATCATCCGGAAATGTTTAAAAGTTGTGAAGAAATAGTTGAAGATGAATTTAAAGAAATGGATGGTGACTTggaaaaagttattgaaattacaaatatttgtGAGGAAACGATTTGTAAAGAATTACACaactttattgaaaatgaaaatggaCAGCAGAGTGTTGCTGAAAGTGACAAAGAagattaa
- the LOC130670824 gene encoding centrosomal protein of 97 kDa isoform X5 → MNSCEESESSVCDTLDLSGQGLKKLSRCPSDADINTLIVDDNELQRLDNLDTYHRITKLSIVRNQLLRMYGVSKLHNLVTLNLANNGILTIEGIKDMPNLTTLCLAGNNIKSIEHLHSNTKLQHLDLSENSISHISDISYLRNLKELFLHNNRIITLRQSERYLPTCLETLTLANNNITDLNEMSHLSGLTSLINFSIANNPCVSATGNIYSGFDYRPFVINWCMSLKSIDGYAVDPIESLKAEWLYSQGRGRQFRVGEHLLLTQYLASVCPLSGECLENETDRKLRLILSKAQHHQQQLNQQTDTSNVHGMTSSPAARRRLGPNRTSSPRRPTFISLGSSCNSIRLRSPDRMVASCHTETMLSSCHGTLADNHELLMTQSLDPNMLCNTFNNKSKESGLKDIEETSSPLQAATKLVPVPESLMSPDFRPPSGLSRILPKTPPSRLNSPIQSIVPVKINNESNTKPVSISNTSNTVAAKSNVGVLKANSLMKSNSASNCIGGKTNIGKPVTTNTNGKCPQAVKINNYVQSKTMTPKRSARNSPNLPRSVNKIKTPNDKIKSNDLQKNKLTGYDNITVSSDEDSEVCQVKLNNIRHRAIQRRQEDTNKAEDEAEKAAVCIQRMWRGYHTRNLNKKATNVLKTIEMMRTNKYIQKLSTDMEATRTALESEHKLQLLQMQAINALWKKVVSLQPGANEINSGQKNTDIVTNLAQTCNLLHSQVQQLQDSMTEIKRCMSSMQTKVVLVDNGVGTQTEISAVHTPAGEENTFPYAKPLIRPQSLSIQPTIHENTESKSFATNLVDSVLKKVSQSTDTTDDEVNTDILNSNSNPELLSADHPEMFKSCEEIVEDEFKEMDGDLEKVIEITNICEETICKELHNFIENENGQQSVAESDKED, encoded by the exons ATGAATTCCTGTGAAGAATCAGAATCATCTGTCTGTGATACTCTAGATCTAAGTGGTCAAGggcttaaaaaattaagtcgtTGTCCATCAGACGCAGacattaatactttaatcGTCGACGATAATGAACTTCAGAGACTTGACAATCTCGATACTTACCACAGAATTACaaag CTCTCTATTGTACGTAATCAGCTTTTACGAATGTATGGAGTATCGAAATTACATAATTTAGTTACACTAAATTTAGCTAACAATGGAATTTTAACAATTGAAGGCATTAAAGATATGCCAAATTTAACAACTTTGTGTTTAGCTGGAAATAATATCAAA tcTATTGAACATTTGCATTCTAATACAAAATTACAACATCTGGATTTATCTGAAAATAGTATCAGTCATATTTCCGATATTTcttatttaagaaatttaaaa gaaTTATTCTTACACAATAATCGCATTATAACGCTACGACAGTCTGAAAGATACTTGCCAACATGCTTAGAGACTCTAACATTAGCAAACAATAATATTACAGATTTAAATGAGATGTCACATCTCAGTGGATTGACAagtcttattaatttttctattgctAATAATCCTTGTGTTAGTGCTACAGGTAATA TTTATAGTGGTTTTGACTATCGTCCATTTGTCATAAATTGGTGTATGAGTCTAAAATCAATCGATGGATATGCTGTTGATCCAATTGAAAG TTTAAAAGCTGAATGGCTTTATTCTCAAGGACGAGGGAGACAATTTCGTGTTGGTGAGCATTTATTACTTACTCAATATTTAGCATCAGTTTGTCCATTATCGGGCGAATGTCTCGAAAATGAAACTGACAGAAAACTTAGATTAATATTGAGTAAAGCACAACATCACCAACAACAACTTAATCAACAAACTGATACCAGTAATGTTCACGGTATGACATCATCACCAGCTGCTAGACGAAGACTAGGTCCTAATCGTACCAGTTCACCAAGACGTCCAa CTTTTATTTCATTAGGTTCATCATGTAATTCCATACGACTGAGATCACCAGATCGAATGGTAGCAAGTTGTCATACTGAAACTATGTTATCATCTTGTCATGGAACTTTAGCTGATAATCATGAACTACTGATGACTCAAAGTCTTGATCCTAATATGTTGTGCaatacatttaataataaatcaaaagaATCTGGGTTGAAAGATATTGAAG aaaCTTCAAGTCCTCTACAAGCAGCAACGAAACTAGTACCTGTACCAGAATCATTGATGAGCCCAGATTTTCGTCCACCTTCTGGTCTATCACGAATTCTTCCAAAGACTCCACCAAGTCGACTTAATTCACCAATACAGAGCATTGTACCTGTTAAAATTAACAACGAAAGTAATACTAAACCTGTTTCAATCAGCAATACGTCAAATACAGTTGCTGCTAAAAGTAATGTAGGAGTATTAAAAGCAAATTCATTAATGAAAAGTAATTCAGCGTCAAATTGTATTGGAGGAAAAACAAATATTGGTAAACCCGTTACGACAAATACAAACGGCAAATGTCCACAAgctgttaaaataaataattatgtacaaAGTAAAACAATGACACCAAAGAGAAGTGCTAGAAATTCACCAAATTTACCCAgaagtgtaaataaaataaaaacaccaaatgataaaataaaaagtaatgatttacaaaaaaataaattaacaggtTACGACAATATAACAGTAAGTAGTGATGAAGATAGTGAAGTTTGtcaagttaaattaaataatataagacaTAGAGCTATTCAAAGACGTCAAGAAGACACAAATAAAGCAGAAGATGAAGCTGAAAAAGCAGCAGTATGTATTCAAAGAATGTGGCGGGGTTATCATAcacgtaatttaaataaaaaggcaacaaatgttttaaaaacaattgaaatgATGagaactaataaatatattcaaaaattatcaactgaCATGGAGGCAACACGTACAGCACTTGAGAGTGaacataaattacaattacttCAGATGCAGGCAATAAATGCATTGTGGAAAAAAGTTGTTAGTTTACAACCGGGCgctaatgaaataaatagtGGACAGAAAAATACAGACATTGTTACTAATTTAGCACAgacttgtaatttattacacaGTCAAGTTCAACAATTACAAGATTCAATGACTGAAATAAAACGTTGCATGTCAAGTATGCAAACGAAAGTTGTATTAGTTGATAATGGTGTTGGTACACAAACTGAAATTTCAGCAGTACACACTCCAGCTGGTGAAGAAAACACATTTCCGTATGCTAAACCATTAATTCGACCTCAATCATTGTCTATACAACCAACAATACATGAAAACACTGAAAGTAAATCATTTGCAACAAATCTTGTTGATAGTGTTCTTAAAAAAGTATCACAATCAACAGATACAACAGATGATGAAGTTAATACAGATAtacttaattcaaattcaaatcctGAATTATTATCTGCTGATCATCCGGAAATGTTTAAAAGTTGTGAAGAAATAGTTGAAGATGAATTTAAAGAAATGGATGGTGACTTggaaaaagttattgaaattacaaatatttgtGAGGAAACGATTTGTAAAGAATTACACaactttattgaaaatgaaaatggaCAGCAGAGTGTTGCTGAAAGTGACAAAGAagattaa